One Falco biarmicus isolate bFalBia1 chromosome 9, bFalBia1.pri, whole genome shotgun sequence genomic region harbors:
- the TOR4A gene encoding torsin-4A gives MDGELPSAEVDGEVSSAAEGGEVPSAESDTEGEVPCAESSAGGEMPGAETNTKEEAPCAESSAEGEMPGADSDREGEMPCAESDAKGEASCYETDGEEVLEAEIPAASKKMSSISSPLRAIIRLRRRYRLQKKSRLHLELSREKSSELVHTRLLQRQLSLNRTSLYGPSMSFFNEAGLETSRYFTFDTSVEQYAMKKCRQKKNRRKSRIVLYPDKTKRYLPTEEKSKAKRCLLLLIVIIFFQILNAIENLDDNLQKYDLDGLEKTMHREVFGQKVAVESIMELLKDYLATHIHNKPLVISLNGPTGVGKSHVGWLLAKHFRSVMDNDFVLQYFVMHHCPSGVAPLTCEIDLSRKISDMVTRAEIEEKIPLFILDEVELMSPVLLDTLSRFFEPNQTNEFLNAIYILISNIGGGEIAKFVIQNASAELLHQQRGAEELLSIIQPVLIDAHPLWKSADIIPFVLLEKTHVINCFLEEMRREGLYPDQKHIENLASQLSYYTTGDKEYSSMGCKQVVAKVNLL, from the coding sequence ATGGATGGAGAGCTGCCCTCTGCTGAGGTGGATGGGGAGGTGtcctctgctgcagagggaggagaggtgcCCAGTGCGGAGAGCGATACCGAAGGAGAGGTGCCCTGTGCGGagagcagtgcaggaggagagaTGCCTGGGGCTGAGACCAACACAAAAGAAGAGGCACCTTGTGCTGAGAGCAGTGCGGAAGGAGAGATGCCCGGGGCTGACAGTgacagagaaggggaaatgCCCTGTGCTGAGAGTGATGCAAAAGGAGAGGCATCTTGCTATGAAACCGATGGGGAAGAAGTACTGGAAGCTGAAATCCCTGCTGcttcaaagaaaatgtcttctaTTTCTTCTCCCTTGCGGGCAATCATCCGCTTGCGACGACGATACCggctgcaaaagaaaagccGCCTGCATTTAGAGCTCTCTCGAGAAAAGTCTTCAGAGCTTGTCCATACAAGGCTGCTTCAAAGGCAACTTTCCTTGAACCGAACTAGCCTGTACGGCCCTTCCATGTCCTTCTTTAATGAGGCAGGCTTAGAAACTTCCCGGTACTTTACCTTTGACACATCTGTGGAGCAGTATGCAATGAAaaaatgcaggcagaaaaagaaCCGCAGAAAATCTAGGATAGTCCTGTATccagataaaacaaaaagataccttccaacagaggagaaaagcaaggcaaaacGCTGCCTCCTCTTACTCATTGTCATTATCTTCTTCCAGATTCTCAATGCAATAGAGAACCTGGATGATAACCTCCAAAAATATGACCTAGATGGTTTGGAAAAAACAATGCACCGGGAAGTATTTGGGCAGAAGGTTGCTGTGGAAAGTATTATGGAATTACTGAAAGACTATCTGGCTACCCACATACACAACAAGCCTCTAGTAATCTCTTTAAATGGCCCGACAGGAGTTGGAAAGAGTCATGttggctggctgctggccaaACACTTTCGGTCTGTCATGGACAATGACTTTGTGCTTCAGTACTTTGTTATGCACCACTGCCCCAGTGGGGTGGCTCCTCTTACTTGTGAAATAGATTTGTCTCGGAAGATTTCTGACATGGTTACAAGAGCAGAAATAGAAGAGAAGATACCATTGTTTATTCTGGATGAGGTTGAACTCATGTCTCCGGTCCTGCTGGATACTCTCAGCCGATTCTTTGAACCCAATCAAACTAATGAGTTCCTCAATGCCATCTACATTTTAATAAGCAACATAGGAGGTGGTGAAATAGCTAAGTTTGTTATCCAGAATGCATCTGCTGAGCTTCTGCATCAGCAAAGGGGAGCTGAAGAACTGCTCAGCATCATCCAGCCTGTACTGATTGATGCCCACCCTCTCTGGAAGTCTGCAGACATCATCCCGTTTGTTCTTCTGGAGAAAACTCACGTCATAAACTGCTTCCTAGAGGAAATGAGGAGGGAAGGGCTGTATCCTGACCAGAAGCACATCGAAAATTTAGCGAGTCAGCTCAGTTACTACACTACAGGGGACAAGGAGTATTCCAGCATGGGCTGCAAGCAGGTTGTGGCCAAAGTCAACCTGCTGTAG